The Pantoea vagans genome includes a window with the following:
- the mltA gene encoding murein transglycosylase A, whose translation MKGHWAKYALTGAFLALLAGCSSKPTDRGQQYIDGKLEQPLGLVNEPNAKGRPVNGRDFGVQIQQIQSASSGLYSRNTSTYSAIQNWLLSGADTRQLSQFGLNAYQMEGTDNYGNVQFTGYYTPVVEARYTRQGEFQYPIYRMPPRPRGQKLPSRASIYSGALDERYVIAWSNSLIDNFMMDVQGSGYVDFGDGRPLRFFGYGGKNGWAYHSVGKELIDRGEVKREDMSMQAIRQWAQEHSPEEVRNVLETNQSFVFFKPEDYVPVRGASAVPLIAKASVASDRSLIPAGTALLAEVPQLNEKGKFNGKYEMRLMVALDVGGAIKGQHFDIYQGVGPDAAHLAGFYNHYGRVWVLKAAPGAGQPLFSNPQNGNNGSLIIGAN comes from the coding sequence ATGAAAGGACATTGGGCGAAGTATGCACTGACTGGCGCGTTTCTCGCGCTGTTAGCAGGTTGTAGTTCTAAACCGACCGATCGGGGTCAGCAATATATAGATGGTAAGCTGGAGCAACCGCTCGGGCTGGTCAATGAACCCAATGCCAAAGGGCGTCCGGTCAACGGCAGAGACTTTGGCGTGCAGATTCAGCAGATTCAGAGCGCATCATCAGGCCTCTACAGCCGCAATACCAGTACCTACAGCGCGATTCAAAACTGGCTGCTTTCCGGTGCCGACACCCGTCAGCTCAGTCAGTTCGGTTTAAATGCCTATCAAATGGAAGGCACCGATAATTATGGCAACGTGCAGTTCACCGGTTACTACACCCCGGTGGTAGAAGCGCGTTATACCCGTCAGGGCGAATTCCAGTATCCGATTTATCGCATGCCGCCGCGTCCGCGTGGGCAGAAATTGCCAAGCCGCGCTTCTATATATAGTGGAGCACTTGATGAGCGCTATGTGATTGCCTGGAGCAACTCGCTGATCGATAACTTCATGATGGATGTGCAGGGCAGCGGCTATGTCGATTTCGGCGACGGTCGTCCACTGCGTTTCTTTGGCTACGGCGGCAAAAATGGCTGGGCGTATCATAGCGTGGGTAAAGAGCTGATCGATCGCGGTGAAGTGAAGCGTGAAGATATGTCGATGCAGGCGATTCGTCAGTGGGCGCAGGAGCACTCTCCTGAGGAGGTGCGTAATGTGCTGGAAACCAATCAATCCTTCGTGTTCTTCAAGCCAGAAGATTACGTGCCTGTGCGTGGAGCCAGTGCGGTACCACTGATTGCTAAGGCGTCGGTGGCATCGGATCGTTCACTGATCCCGGCAGGTACCGCGCTGTTGGCGGAAGTGCCGCAGTTGAACGAGAAAGGCAAGTTCAATGGCAAATATGAAATGCGCCTGATGGTGGCGCTGGATGTGGGCGGGGCGATCAAAGGGCAGCACTTCGATATCTATCAGGGTGTAGGGCCTGATGCCGCGCACCTTGCTGGTTTTTATAACCACTATGGCCGTGTCTGGGTGTTAAAAGCTGCGCCTGGTGCAGGACAGCCGCTGTTTAGCAATCCGCAGAATGGCAATAATGGTTCACTGATTATCGGTGCAAATTGA
- the tcdA gene encoding tRNA cyclic N6-threonylcarbamoyladenosine(37) synthase TcdA encodes MKVVSDAWRQRFGGTGRLYGQDALQRFADAHFCVIGIGGVGSWSAEALARTGIGKITLIDMDDVCITNTNRQIHALQGKVGQAKTEVMAERIRAINPECEVICIDDFITPENTAELLSAGFDYVIDAIDSIRPKAALIAWCRRNKIPLITTGGAGGQIDPTQIQVSDLAKTIQDPLAAKLRERLKSDFKIVKNSKGKLGIDCVFSTEALVYPQMDGSVCTSKSTAEGPKRMDCAAGFGAATMVTATFGFIAVSHALKKFLARAARQAD; translated from the coding sequence ATGAAAGTAGTCAGCGACGCCTGGCGGCAGCGTTTTGGTGGCACGGGACGTTTGTACGGGCAGGATGCACTGCAGCGTTTTGCCGATGCCCATTTCTGTGTCATTGGCATTGGCGGCGTCGGGTCGTGGTCGGCTGAGGCGCTGGCACGCACGGGCATTGGTAAAATCACCCTGATCGATATGGACGATGTCTGTATCACCAACACCAATCGTCAGATCCATGCGCTGCAGGGTAAAGTCGGGCAGGCAAAAACCGAAGTGATGGCCGAGCGTATCCGGGCGATCAATCCCGAATGCGAAGTGATCTGCATTGATGATTTCATCACGCCAGAGAATACCGCTGAACTGTTGTCGGCTGGTTTCGACTATGTGATCGATGCCATCGACAGCATACGCCCCAAAGCTGCGCTGATTGCGTGGTGTCGCCGTAATAAAATCCCGCTCATCACCACAGGTGGTGCGGGCGGTCAAATCGATCCTACGCAGATCCAGGTCAGCGATCTGGCGAAAACCATCCAGGACCCTTTAGCGGCGAAGCTGCGCGAGCGGCTGAAAAGCGACTTCAAGATTGTGAAGAACAGCAAAGGCAAGTTAGGGATTGATTGCGTCTTCTCGACCGAAGCATTGGTGTATCCGCAGATGGATGGCAGCGTCTGTACCTCGAAAAGTACCGCTGAAGGTCCAAAACGAATGGATTGTGCGGCGGGGTTCGGTGCGGCGACGATGGTAACCGCGACCTTTGGTTTTATTGCCGTTTCACATGCGCTGAAAAAATTCCTCGCCCGTGCAGCGCGTCAGGCAGATTGA
- the csdE gene encoding cysteine desulfurase sulfur acceptor subunit CsdE produces MTTLIGSHPFGDVITAASLTEKFTHFHQWEDRYRQLIQLSRQLPALPEAVKTAEIELSGCENRVWLSSQLLPNGTLHFYGDSEGRIVRGLLAVLLTAVEGKTPADLLAQDPLALFDTLGLRAQLSASRSSGLQALADAVLRAARAHQSA; encoded by the coding sequence ATGACAACCTTGATTGGCTCGCATCCTTTTGGCGACGTGATTACCGCAGCCAGCCTGACTGAAAAGTTTACCCATTTTCACCAGTGGGAAGACCGCTACCGCCAGTTGATTCAACTCAGCCGCCAGCTGCCCGCGCTGCCAGAAGCGGTGAAAACCGCCGAAATTGAACTCAGCGGATGCGAAAACCGCGTGTGGCTCAGCAGCCAGTTGCTGCCCAACGGCACGCTGCATTTTTATGGTGACAGTGAAGGCCGTATCGTGCGCGGTTTACTCGCCGTTCTGCTAACCGCAGTGGAGGGCAAAACGCCAGCGGATCTGTTAGCACAGGATCCACTGGCGTTGTTTGATACCTTAGGCTTGCGCGCACAGCTCAGTGCTTCACGCAGCAGCGGTTTACAAGCGCTGGCGGACGCCGTGCTACGTGCCGCGCGCGCTCATCAATCTGCCTGA
- the csdA gene encoding cysteine desulfurase CsdA, producing MTIFSPTAFRQQFPALSDAGVYLDSAATALKPQAVVDATSQFYSLSAGTVHRSQFKAARVLTEQYENARGLVARWIHAADDRQIVWTRGTTEAINLVANSWLAPRLQPGDEIVVSEAEHHANLVPWLMLAQAKGAKVVKWPIGEDRLPDINLLPELLNSRTKLLAIGQMSNVTGGCPDLAQAISLAHTVGAKVMVDGAQGVVHTPPNVQALDIDFYAFSAHKLYGPMGIGVLYGKAELLEEMDAWQGGGKMLTQVDFNGFTPQPVPWRFEAGTPNVAGVVGLSAALEWLSQHHAEKAEMWSQQLASLAEEQLSEIPGFRSFRCGHASLLSFDIEGIHHSDIVTLLAEQGIALRAGQHCAQPLMTALGVSGTLRVSFAPYNNLQDVDALVRAMLHTVELLSE from the coding sequence ATGACCATTTTTTCTCCAACCGCCTTTCGCCAGCAGTTTCCCGCGCTGAGTGATGCCGGTGTCTATCTCGACAGCGCCGCGACCGCCCTGAAGCCACAAGCGGTGGTTGACGCCACCTCTCAGTTCTATTCGCTCAGTGCAGGCACCGTACATCGTAGCCAGTTTAAAGCGGCTCGCGTGCTGACAGAGCAGTACGAAAATGCACGTGGACTGGTGGCCCGCTGGATCCATGCCGCCGACGACCGCCAGATTGTCTGGACGCGTGGCACCACAGAAGCCATCAATCTGGTGGCCAACAGCTGGCTGGCTCCTCGCCTGCAACCGGGTGATGAAATAGTCGTGAGTGAAGCTGAGCATCACGCGAACCTGGTGCCGTGGTTAATGCTGGCGCAAGCCAAGGGGGCAAAAGTGGTGAAGTGGCCGATTGGCGAAGATCGTCTCCCGGACATTAATCTGTTGCCCGAGCTATTAAACTCACGCACTAAACTCCTGGCCATTGGGCAGATGTCGAACGTAACCGGCGGCTGCCCCGATTTAGCGCAGGCCATTTCGCTGGCACATACCGTTGGTGCAAAAGTGATGGTGGATGGCGCACAGGGCGTGGTGCACACCCCGCCGAATGTTCAGGCATTGGATATCGACTTCTACGCCTTTTCCGCCCACAAGCTCTATGGCCCGATGGGTATTGGCGTGCTGTACGGCAAAGCAGAGCTGTTGGAAGAGATGGATGCCTGGCAAGGTGGCGGCAAGATGTTAACTCAGGTCGACTTCAATGGCTTCACTCCACAACCGGTCCCCTGGCGCTTTGAGGCAGGTACACCTAATGTTGCCGGCGTTGTCGGATTGAGTGCGGCGTTAGAGTGGCTTTCTCAGCATCACGCGGAGAAGGCCGAGATGTGGAGCCAGCAGCTTGCCAGTCTGGCTGAAGAGCAGTTGAGCGAGATCCCCGGTTTCCGCAGTTTCCGTTGTGGTCATGCCAGCCTGCTGTCGTTTGATATTGAGGGCATCCATCACAGTGATATTGTGACGCTGTTGGCAGAACAGGGCATCGCGCTGCGTGCAGGACAGCATTGTGCGCAACCCCTAATGACCGCGCTGGGTGTCAGCGGCACATTACGCGTCTCCTTCGCCCCCTATAATAATTTGCAGGACGTGGATGCGCTGGTGCGCGCTATGCTTCATACCGTGGAATTGCTGAGTGAATAA
- a CDS encoding YgdI/YgdR family lipoprotein produces the protein MKKLTAVLAVCTMAFTLAACSSNYVMHTNDGRTIVASGKPKVDDETGMISYKDANGNKQQINRTDVKEMAEMGQ, from the coding sequence ATGAAAAAACTTACCGCAGTGCTGGCCGTGTGTACGATGGCCTTTACCCTGGCTGCTTGTTCCAGCAATTACGTGATGCATACCAACGATGGTCGCACCATTGTTGCGAGCGGCAAACCGAAAGTTGACGATGAAACCGGTATGATCAGCTATAAAGATGCCAATGGCAACAAGCAGCAGATTAACCGTACAGATGTCAAAGAGATGGCAGAGATGGGACAGTAA
- a CDS encoding transcriptional regulator GcvA, with amino-acid sequence MSKRLPPLNALRVFDAAARHLSFTKAAEELFVTQAAVSHQIKSLEDFLGLKLFRRRNRSLLLTEDGQSYYLDIKEIFSAINDATRKLQARSAKGALTVSLLPSFAIQWLVPRLSSFNMAYPGIDVRIQAVDRDEEKLADDVDVAIFYGRGNWPGLRVEKLYAEYLLPVCSPMLLTGEHPLKTPADLAHFTLLHDASRRDWQSYIRQLGLQHINVQQGPIFSHSAMVLQAAIHGQGVALANNVMAQSEIEAGRLVCPFNDVLVSKNAFYLVCHDSQTELGKIAAFRQWILEKAAHEQEKFRFRYDH; translated from the coding sequence ATGTCAAAACGCCTTCCCCCGCTCAATGCATTGCGTGTTTTCGACGCAGCGGCCCGCCATCTGAGCTTTACTAAAGCGGCTGAAGAGCTGTTTGTTACCCAGGCAGCTGTTAGCCATCAGATTAAATCTCTGGAAGATTTCCTTGGTCTTAAGCTATTTCGGCGGAGGAATCGTTCGCTTTTACTGACTGAAGATGGGCAAAGCTACTATCTGGACATTAAAGAGATTTTCTCTGCCATCAATGATGCCACGCGCAAACTTCAGGCGCGCAGTGCGAAGGGAGCGTTGACCGTCAGCCTGCTGCCCAGTTTTGCTATTCAGTGGCTGGTTCCGCGTCTTTCAAGCTTTAATATGGCTTATCCGGGCATTGATGTGCGGATCCAGGCTGTAGACCGGGATGAAGAGAAACTGGCCGACGATGTCGACGTCGCTATTTTCTATGGTCGTGGCAATTGGCCAGGACTGCGGGTAGAAAAACTGTATGCCGAATATCTGTTGCCGGTCTGTTCTCCGATGTTGCTGACGGGTGAGCATCCGCTTAAAACCCCTGCTGATTTAGCCCATTTTACGTTACTGCATGATGCCTCACGGCGTGACTGGCAATCCTATATTCGCCAGCTAGGCTTGCAGCACATCAACGTGCAGCAGGGACCGATTTTCAGCCACAGTGCCATGGTATTACAGGCGGCGATCCATGGTCAGGGCGTGGCGCTGGCCAACAACGTGATGGCACAGAGTGAGATTGAGGCTGGGCGTTTGGTCTGCCCATTTAATGATGTGTTAGTGAGTAAAAACGCTTTTTATCTGGTTTGTCATGACAGTCAGACAGAACTGGGTAAAATAGCCGCCTTTCGTCAGTGGATTCTGGAAAAAGCGGCCCATGAACAAGAAAAATTCCGCTTTCGCTACGATCACTAA
- a CDS encoding DUF423 domain-containing protein → MSSRAMFVFAAISGFLLVAFGAFGAHVLSKSLGPAEMAWIHTGLEYQAYHTLAVIGLGAAMLRRANIWFYWSSALLALGTVLFSGSLYCLALSHMKFWVFVTPVGGLCFLIGWFLMLIGALRLKRKADRHE, encoded by the coding sequence ATGTCCAGTCGTGCCATGTTTGTGTTTGCGGCCATCAGCGGGTTTCTGTTGGTGGCATTTGGTGCTTTTGGGGCGCATGTGCTGAGCAAGTCGCTTGGCCCAGCCGAAATGGCGTGGATTCATACCGGTCTTGAATATCAGGCGTATCATACGCTGGCGGTGATTGGTCTGGGGGCGGCGATGCTGCGTCGCGCCAACATCTGGTTCTACTGGAGCAGCGCGCTACTGGCGCTCGGCACCGTGTTATTCAGCGGCAGTCTCTACTGTTTAGCGCTGTCGCATATGAAGTTTTGGGTTTTTGTCACGCCAGTAGGAGGTTTGTGCTTCCTGATTGGTTGGTTCTTGATGTTGATTGGCGCGCTGCGTCTGAAACGAAAGGCAGATCGCCATGAATAA
- the rlmM gene encoding 23S rRNA (cytidine(2498)-2'-O)-methyltransferase RlmM, which produces MNKVLLYCRPGFEKECAAEISAKAAEREIYGFPRVKDDSGYVLFECYQQEDAEKLIKNLPFAELIFARQMLVVGELLRDLPPEDRITPIVGMLTGVVEKGGELRVEVPDTNEAKELTKFCRKLTVPLRASLRESKILLNYESPKRPVVHVFFIAPGTCYVGYSLSDNNSPFYMGIPRLKFPSDAPSRSTLKLEEAFHVFIPADEWDERLASGMYAVDLGACPGGWTYQLVKRSMWVYSVDNGPMAPSLMDTGQVTHCREDGFKYRPTRNNISWLVCDMVEKPVRVASLMTEWLVNGWCREAIFNLKLPMKKRYEEVTQNLAMIDAALKEKGVNAQIQARQLYHDREEITVHVRRLWAAVGGRRDER; this is translated from the coding sequence ATGAATAAAGTTTTACTCTATTGCCGTCCAGGATTTGAAAAAGAGTGTGCGGCGGAAATCAGTGCCAAAGCCGCAGAGCGTGAAATCTACGGTTTCCCACGCGTAAAGGATGACTCCGGCTATGTGCTGTTTGAATGTTACCAGCAAGAAGATGCGGAAAAGCTGATTAAAAACTTGCCGTTTGCCGAGCTTATTTTTGCGCGACAAATGCTAGTGGTCGGTGAGTTGCTGCGTGACTTACCGCCGGAAGATCGCATTACGCCGATTGTCGGCATGCTGACAGGTGTGGTGGAGAAGGGCGGCGAGCTGCGTGTTGAAGTACCGGACACCAACGAAGCCAAAGAACTCACTAAGTTCTGCCGCAAGTTGACCGTGCCACTGCGCGCCAGCCTGCGCGAGAGCAAGATTCTGCTGAATTACGAATCGCCGAAGCGCCCGGTGGTGCACGTATTCTTTATTGCACCGGGCACCTGCTATGTCGGTTATTCGCTGTCTGACAACAACTCACCGTTCTATATGGGTATTCCGCGCCTCAAGTTCCCATCCGATGCACCAAGCCGATCAACCCTGAAGCTGGAAGAGGCGTTTCATGTGTTTATCCCGGCTGATGAGTGGGATGAGCGCCTGGCGAGCGGTATGTATGCGGTGGATCTCGGGGCCTGCCCAGGTGGCTGGACCTATCAGTTAGTGAAGCGCAGCATGTGGGTTTATTCTGTCGATAACGGTCCGATGGCGCCAAGCCTGATGGATACCGGACAGGTTACGCATTGCCGTGAAGATGGCTTCAAATACCGTCCGACACGCAACAACATCAGCTGGTTGGTGTGCGATATGGTAGAGAAACCGGTGCGTGTCGCGAGTTTAATGACCGAGTGGTTGGTCAACGGCTGGTGCCGCGAGGCGATCTTCAACCTCAAGCTGCCGATGAAAAAGCGTTATGAGGAAGTGACGCAGAACCTGGCGATGATCGATGCTGCGCTGAAAGAGAAGGGCGTGAATGCGCAAATTCAGGCGCGCCAGCTGTATCACGATCGCGAAGAGATTACCGTTCACGTAAGAAGGTTGTGGGCGGCGGTCGGTGGCCGTCGCGACGAACGCTAA
- the xni gene encoding flap endonuclease Xni, protein MSFHLLIIDALNLIRRLHAVQGTPCRDACVAALHQLLGHTQPTHVVAVFDSQDRHPGWRHQLLPDYKAGRPPMPDDLQLEMPAIQQAFESVGVSCWVANLDEADDLAATLAVKMADAGHQATIVSTDKGYCQLLAPNIRIRDYFQKRWLDVPFIEQEFGVSPLQLPDYWGLCGISSSKIPGVTGIGPKSARELLMQFGTLEALYQQLDQVPDKWQKKLRDHQHMAEICRQVSTLKRDLVLQGNLNTLRYKA, encoded by the coding sequence ATGTCGTTTCATCTTCTTATTATTGATGCGCTAAACCTGATCCGCCGCCTGCATGCCGTGCAAGGCACGCCTTGCCGCGATGCCTGTGTCGCGGCACTGCATCAGCTGTTAGGCCACACACAGCCGACACATGTGGTAGCAGTATTTGACAGCCAAGACCGCCATCCCGGCTGGCGACATCAGCTGTTGCCCGATTACAAAGCTGGTCGCCCACCGATGCCAGACGATTTGCAGCTGGAGATGCCCGCCATTCAGCAAGCGTTTGAGTCCGTGGGCGTCAGCTGTTGGGTGGCCAATCTGGACGAAGCAGACGATCTCGCCGCCACCCTGGCAGTGAAAATGGCCGATGCCGGACATCAGGCCACCATCGTGTCTACCGACAAAGGTTATTGTCAGTTGCTGGCACCGAACATCCGTATCCGCGATTATTTCCAAAAACGCTGGTTAGATGTGCCTTTCATTGAGCAGGAGTTTGGTGTTTCCCCCCTTCAGTTGCCTGATTACTGGGGATTATGTGGCATCAGTAGCAGTAAAATTCCCGGCGTGACAGGCATAGGCCCCAAAAGCGCCCGTGAGTTACTGATGCAATTCGGCACGCTGGAAGCCCTCTACCAGCAGCTCGATCAGGTGCCCGATAAGTGGCAGAAGAAGTTGCGGGATCATCAACACATGGCAGAAATTTGCCGCCAGGTCTCGACGTTGAAACGCGATTTGGTGTTGCAGGGTAATTTGAATACGTTGCGGTATAAGGCGTAA